Within the Glycine soja cultivar W05 chromosome 3, ASM419377v2, whole genome shotgun sequence genome, the region GCGCGAGACGACGTCGTTTCTGTGACTTTTCATTCAGTTTTCACCGTCGTTGTGTTGTTTGTCCAATAACTCAAGgcaattgctatttacacttaTTTGTGTTAGGTGCACCCTATTTTTGTTAAGTACACCCCATTTCTCctttttatattgaaattaCCCATTATACCATTTTTTCTTTAAGAGACACTCCTTGgaatacctttttcttttccagaAATGTCTTTCCAGAATAATATATACATTTCTAGAATAGATATATATtagttcaaaaatatatttctgatattaaaaaataaatatttatcttatgtctcatatttattagttcaaaaataaacatttatagaCATTAGGAGTTATCCTTGAGTCAAGTGAGCAAATTACTTCGCATTCtttcattttgatttgatcAGTAAACAAGTATGCATAAACTTGAACAAATAAAGTGTAACTATTTGTCTCTACGTGTATTTTCACATTGATCCATGCAGAAGTTCATTTTAATTAGCCATTATTAGTTTGTGGAATAAAGTCTGCCAAAATACCTCTTCTCTGACTTTAGGCACTTTAAACTTTAAAGGCGACATCAATGATATTGATCTGGAGTCGGGAGTATTCTCAACGAGGGAACAACTTTGTTGAGTGCACTCAATacactaattattttaaacaagttttaaaaaataataaaaacaagatTTTATATAAGATTTAAAGATCACTAATgtatgaaaataaaactaataaaaatggaaacGTAAGataagtgtttattttttaatatttgagttATGTCTTTCCAGAAAGATATttccagaaaagaaaaagggtttcaagggggtgtatttataAGATAAAAGGGTATAATGgacaattaaaaaagaaataggagGAATGCAATGtactgataaataatttttgttgaaaaatctgGATGATTACTTTTAgtgaagttttctttttttaatcatattttttttatttataagatcttATTTAAGAAGATAAGTTCAGTCAAACTAACTATTTGTTGGTTCTCCATTTTCTTTGTCTTGTGTtgattaattttgtttctttttattattattatttgacataTGGAAGTTGTCTTACACAGAAAATCATGAAatgtatgataaattatttttttaaaaggataagCAAACCGTAGATCTTTGGTGGTATTTTGTTTTaggaaagaaagtgaaaaaaatataaagaaaagaaaataaataaatagaaaaagaaatgattttttaagtagttgaactttgaaagaaagaaatgaaaattattatttggttttgttgaaagaaaggaaacttttaattaataataaaatgaaaagaaataaaattgttttctttctttattatttgaCTGTGTAGAAagtacaaaaaaataacatttataaatatccttaataaaagagaaaagagtgAGAGAATAACAacaattttctctttatgaaaaaAAGTTTACGATACCTTTTCCACATATTTGTATGgtatatttcattaattttaattatttttctcactcatttctactattttttattcattttcctaCTCATTCAcatattattttcactttttggATGGCTTCTCTTTCCCAttttttctatctatttaatttctttttagaataaattaggCATACTTCCctaatatttaaagaaattatagtCACATTCCCTCTATTTTTAAACATTACTTTAATCCCTCTTATAAACAGTCTTAATTAACCACtacatttaaacataaaaaggctaaaaaacttttttcttttgtgtgaGAAACCTTTCTTCAAACCTAAATATGTAAACCTATGATTTCTTTGTGATGCGCTCTCCCTCTCCCACCAGATTAATCTACGTACTTATTTCATCTAAGGAATTAACGCCAACAATAATTTTCTCCCTCCTTTCAATGTTGTCTTAAATTATTTGGTATCATTTTTTTGTGACATGGTGATTTTTGTCcagattaaatatgttttttattctgTAAATTaacgttatttatttatttattgttgtaagttcattttgttaattgtgtgtaataataaatgactaaaataaaGGCAAATGAGACTGTTTTAGGAtcatttttctttgttatgCTGAAGTGAAAATTTATGTATTTGCCTACCATTATAACCACAAGGCAGAAAttaacaatataattaaaaaactattaaatataGTACTTgtatatattaagaaaataaatatcattatttttgttttagagacaaattaatttataattttttttaataattaaattaatcccCGTTGACATGGAACGGATTTGCAATCTGTTCCTCGTTGTCGTTCATGTTAAATCCTCGTTGGCTTGTTCTGAATCTGATCATCTGTTCAAGCTAATTAATTTTCTGAATCTcagatttattaatttaataaatgatttattGTTTCAGCATGTCATACTTATATACTTTATTAGTTTATAACACTTGTATGTTGACCAGTAAATAGAATGTTTCAAATTTGAGTAacatatatgttatttttaaatttctaaaaaaaaaaaatctatgttTGTTAACAAATCAATGGTTGAGGACCTAACTATATTTAATTTGCAAGGAAGTTTCTTCTATATATACAGAATAAGGAATCGTCAACAACCTTTAATTCcaatgattaaaatataaatgaaaaagtattcaatgtaaaagaattatataattatccgattataaatcattatatactgtaaatttgttaatttcaataataatcACCCAATAAGGCACactagaatttatttttaatttattgataatgtaaattttacatttaatcaTTAACTCCAAATATAAGCATcacatgaattttatttgtttctatatatttttggtACATTCACATGAAATGTTTGACAGTTGTTCTGGACataattaataaaggaatattattgacttcaacaaaaaaatatgtcaGATATTGTCCTACGTAGCCTAGTAGATTtagaacaataataattattattgttataaagTATTAAGTGTATAATGTTAAGAGTTGtcacaaagaaattaaaatgacattCAACAACTAAAGAGTAAgaatctgtaaaaaaaaataaaaaagaagaagaataagaattTGTAATATTTACTTACATAAGTGATAATAGTAAGTTTAGATAGAGTCAAAAGAATTCATGTATCAGCTTTCATATGTATAAAAATAGTAGATGTGAAGAAGTATAACTTCGTCCATAATATACTCAAGAAGCTATAGTAAAAAGAATTGTTGCAACAAAACTCCTTTAACGATGTGAAGGAGAATCAGCAGATAGAAGGGGTTCTTCTAAATTATTGGTTTTACAACATGCTTTTACAGAAGAAGAACCGTTAATCAATATTTTCACATCCTCTGTTGAATTAACCATCGATTTTGGATCGGTCAATTTCACATTCACCTCAGAAACTTTTTCAGCTTTACCCCAATGCACCACATATAAGCCAATGATCACTCCAGTTGAGCCTATCAAGCTAACATAGATTGAACAGTAGCATCAATTAATTGGTATtagacataaaattaatttagttagttattaaaaattatttgagtaAATTAGTTGATTATTCAAGTTATGGTTActagaagttatttgagtaagttaatgttggttactcaagttagttattttctatctttgtataaatacatcaactttgtaatactttgatcaatgaatgaattgaatgaatcctaaaattacttttcatctatcttccatttctttcattCCTAATAATTGGAATATAGTATGAATTTGATtccaataaaataagaaattcattttaaaaaagagatataattatatataaaaaaaataagagtttaatttctatattttgttatcataaaaaaattacatagtcATGAACCAAtcattaattagtataaaaatataaaaaaacttaccATACATAAAGATCtgtgattaaatgataatataaaaattatttacatataattaagaaaaaactattatttttttaaatcaatagttataatattctttgttttattttctgaatGTATTGTCGCatatgattttagtttcttGAAACTCAAGTTAAGTGTGTGCAAGCTAAGTCATTCAGCCTTACCTTCCAGAGTATATCTCCTCGTGAAGTAATAAAGCAGCCAATATAGTCACAATGACTGTGAAAAGAGGATTGAACATTGCACAGAAGAGAGGACCTCTTAGCGAAATGCACCATGCTTGGATAAATAATAATACTGCAGATCCTATAACTCCCTGcatacatatattattaattattaattatatacagTTGCAAtatgaattaataatttaatttggccACTATATATTGatgcattttatatatatacatatatataagttttgtcTCTCATATTATGGGAAATTAATCATGCATCTACGTACTGAATATAAGgtgcaaccaaattcaagtagAGAATTAATCTTCCATGCATGTGGGTCTGGCTCGAGCAATAGTGTCACTAATGTTGATTGTAATGTTGCCATGAAACACATCCACGCTGAGAAGGATAAGTGATCAGGGTGGCTTGTAGAGGCTGGAACCTGAAGAAAAGATAAAGGaataatattatatgaaaattttatagtaCCACTTAACTCATGCtactctctctctatatatatatatggtcgtTGACAATATAATCTTATATGTCAATCAtatcacattaataattaaataaatttacacaTGTGTATAACAAATTATATGATTCTTAAAATCTCAATTATTGATTTTTCAACTAATGATTATAACtcctttaattaatatatagctGACCCTTCAAACTTCAAAGTGTGAATAACACTACAAGAAAATTGAAAGGAGATAaagttggttaaaaagaaggaaagcAAGAAAGATTGTGGAGTCGattctttttattaataaaaattaacaaattaatatttattgataaaaaaattaaaaattaacaaggaaaaaaaatttgcCATCAAAATGAGCCAGACTGACCAAGCACAACAGCATCCAGTGAGAAATAGACAACCCAGTAACCAATGATCGCCTCCTGAGGCCATGATGGATTTTGATGGCAGAATTTCAGCATTTAGTAGCTTTGGACCCTTCAACAAAGCCATGGAAACTGCCCCACTCACACATATAACTGTTCCTATTATCTTGGCTAAAGATCTCGTGCTTCGAATATTCACTTTCTCCATTCTAATTAATCAAAGTTTCAAGAGTGAAAAGAAACACATTAGAATATATATGCATGCATTATTGCGTTCTAGCTAGTTACAATTCTCTATTTGTGGATTCACAAAGATGTTGAGTTGAGTTTTAGGCACTAATTACCCTGCACAAGCTGCTATTATAAATGTTACAGCTGGAACAAGATTTGCCATTGCACTTGCGACTGAAGAAGAGGCCAGATATAGaccctcaaaaaataaattttgattcaaCGTGATCCTGCATCACCAAATTAAGACTAATTAATCTCACATCCTTAATTAAAACACACATGTAGTTAATGGTGTTTTTGGTCATTGTAAAATTATCAATCTTTTATTCTTGTCAGACTtgtaaaattcttatttttttcatctttcatttGTTTAGATCATTAATATTTCTCACTAGAGATAACTTTTGTTCtctagaatattattttttatatgcttaAACTTTTCATCTCCCAGTCTAATTCTGTTAAATTACTGTACACTTATCTAACAACAAAGGGTGAAAGTTtgagtatttaaaaaatatagagatGAAAAGTGAGAGTTATAAAAGTCAGAGTAAAAAACAACAATTGACAATTTTATACCATTAACTGAAACACGTTTAATTTACTCAATCAATCTAGAACAAAAAATTCATGtacatatatatagataattacGTATACATGCGTGGCATGCAcacgtaatatatatataacttgagAATGGAAACAAACCCAATTAATGAGGTCAAGAATATCCAGGAAAAACtctttaaatttaagtaatagGAGCCAGAATTTCTCCTGCACGTCAAGGGAAAGGAACAATTAGTACATATATATTTAAGCATGAGAGGGAATTGAAGGGTAGAGATCAGagtgaaaaacaaagaaagatgaagagaagagtTGATTAATTACCCTGAGAAATAAGCTATTGGAGCAATCACAATGGTTGCAAAAGCATGACGATACACTACAAACACCCTTGGGCTCATTCCTTGTAAGAAagcaactcttgtgctgagactAATTCCTGCATAAATGGACTGATTAAACAACATGGCCATTACTGGCAGGTAGGACTTTAACCATCCCATATCTTAATTAGCTTGTTCAAATTAGAAGAAGCTAATTAATCCAGAAAATGCCATGCATTATATATGGAGAAGGTTGTAGTGGTACATATGATTCAATTACATGTGAGGGGTTTGTATATATAGCCAACTTGTAGATGTGAAACAATTAGCTACTGGGGATATTTTTATTCCCCGTTCTCGTCATATCAtatgcacatatatatataaaatgaagcTAAGGTTGTTATAGATAgcttcacaaaacaaaaacaaaaggtgGTTACAGATAAAGCTTCGTTACTCTaaagaactttattaattaaatatttaacattatttcatcatatggtttttacattaatttttattaaaaaatagataggCTAATAATTCACTTCTCGCGCATATTCCGTATATATAGTTCAGtgtacacaaaaaataaattatatataattaattcacTCTTTGTTTCTGTTTTATTTAAAGTGTaacaaaacaaagtaaaaaagtAATATTCGAGAAACATTTGTTTACCAGGATTCAGGGAACAATTTTTCTATCGGCAAaactgaatgaaaaaaaaaatagctgaTCGAAAGATGAAAAGCAaacctaaaagaagaaaaaaacgaatttgattatttttttgtatccaAACTAGAATCTAATCATGCCAACCGAACTGAAAtagcataaaattttaaaaaaatataattttataattacttcaaaaaattatattttcatagaaattttcttatttattatactTCAAGAGAAAATTGTTTCCCTTAAATATAGTCATGCATTAACTTTCcgctatatttaaaaaaattaggtatGTATTTTCATTATTATGATGAGAGTCAGGTATTATCTCTCACTATTACACATGTGatttttaatcatgttttttttaacacttaataaaatattattaaaacttttaataacatttaaaaaaatatataaataaatgttattaatataaattatacataatgataaaatatcacacaaatatattagtaatatttatttatatttgacgatatactttttaaatgttatcaaaagttttaacaatatttttattaaatattagataaaaatattcttaGAGATCACATATATAGTCTGGTTGACATTATCATCGTTTCGAATATTTGAGGATCTATGTCATATTATTATTGAATCAAAACGTGCAAGTAGAAAAATGCCATGGAAACACAGAGATATACATCCCATATATGATCTACAGAATACGAAAACTATCTTCTTGACATtcgttttttatatatatagttgacattcatttattattattgaagctGCTCGATCGCTATGGATAATCATATATAGAACAACGTGTGGCGACTGATATATGAAGTATTATTTAATGAGTTATACGTAAAAGGCTATATATTGAAAAATTCAATTCTATTGCAAAAACTACTACTTTTAATGATGTGAAGGAGTTTCGGAAGATAAAAGGGGTTCTTCCAAATCAGATTTACAACATGCTTATTCATCAGATTGATTTATCAAAATGCATGTTCACATCCTCTGTGGAATTAACCATTGATTTTGGATCTTCCTTTACTTTCACCACAACTTCTTCAGCTTTACCCCACAGCACAACATACAAGCCAATGATCACTCCAATTGCACCTAGCAAGCTATCATCATATAATAAATTACGAAAGCATCACGTTACAATTTACTACCACACCGATCccacattttctattttctatttttttctattttcaaaagtttgcataggaaataatgaaaacagaaaataaaaatagaaaacaataaaaaaaattattttcactatTTCTTGTACAAACTTTTGAAgacaagaaattaaataaagtcaaaatattatgatatttttacaactaaagtgaaaatataaaaaaaaatctcaaaataaacaggatcttaattaatttcttaatacgTACTCTCGATTATGTTCAGATTATTTAACATTACATTACCTTCCAACGTATATTTCCTCGTGAAGTAATATGGCAGCCAATACGGTGGCAATTACTGTGAAAAGTGGATTCAACATTGCAGAGAAAAGAGGACCTCTACGTGAAAAGCACCATGCTTGGAGAAAGAATAATAGTGCAGAACCCATAACTCCCTATGTAtacaaacattattttattaactaatTGTAATATGGATTAATTAATTAGGCCATgccactaataatatatataattatattgacTTAGTGGTGTAATATATgagtaaaaatgatttatttaaggaaaaaatcGTATTTGATTCTcactttatctaaaaaaaatttagactaGAGACAGTAACTTATCGTAcccaggaaaaaaattatattggtaAGTGTTCTGTCTCTGATGGAAAATCAATCATGCATCCACTTACTGAATATAAAGAAACAACCAATTAATTCAAGTAGAGTCCGAATCTTCCATGCATTTAGGTCTTGTTCCACAAATAGTGTCACCATTGCGGATTGTAATGTTGCCATAAAGCACATCCAACCTGAGAAGGACAAGTGATCAGGGTGGCTTTTAGAGGCCGGAGACTGACTAAGAGATAGAGATTGTATGAAAAGTTTATACTTTATACCACTAATCACTTATTAAGTATGCCTTAATCAGTATATTATGAAGGGAAATGGGGGAAGTACATTACATTTTGGGGTGTATGgggtagaagaaaaaaaagtaagagagaagaaaagtaACAAATTTAATAAGTAATGCGatgagaaaagataaaaaaatatgtaaaaagaaaatgagataaaaataaataaaagaaaaaaataggtgTATATATTCATAGTAATTGAGAGACTGGTTTCAACaatccaataaataaataaataaactaagcAGTGTTAAAATTGATGAATTGGtgagaattttataaaaaaatttattctaaattattttaaaaataaataaaggatgaTGTATAGTATCGACATATGAATTgtcattattttattgtttattgtgaatatttttatcttgtaaatatatacatgattttttatgtgaattctattttttaattttgatattaatttattacacagtgtattatatatatatatatataacttgctCCCAGTTTCATGTGGCTTTAATTACAACTGTACAAAATGAATCAACGATATCCTTCAATCATTGATTGCAATTTgcaaaatgattaaattaaatatattttttcttgtaatttagtgtttttttattatttttttgtaaaaataaaattgttgtagtttttataaaatatgattattcGTTCTTAAAGTACTTTAAGTAGagctttaaacaataaaaaaagtgtttaaacagtaaaaaaaacacaatttaaagcactttaaaaataaaaaaattatattttgtaaaaattaaaaaacaaaaaatatatttaaaccagaGGCTAAAGTCTATGCAAAATGAGCCAAAGTGACCAGACAATTGTGGATCCAATGAGAGAGAGACAATCCAGCAACCAGTTATCTCCTCCAGAGCCCACAATGGTTTTTGATGGTCAAATTGTTTCTGTATTTAGAAGCTTTTGACCCTTCAACAATGCTATGGATGTTGCTCCACTTACGGGCATCACTGTTCCTACTATCTTGGCTATAGATCTGAAGCTTCTAATATCCACTATCTCCATCCTAATCAATTTCACAACCAACAAACTCATATGTGATTTAATTGAGTTTAATAGTCATATTCTGATCTAAAATTCTTTTAtactatatatatgatatataatttataattacatgaaaatataaaataattttatattatttgtacaATAAAATCACCTATTTTCTCATTTCAATTTTGACGGTTGCATGCATTATTTTTAGTTGAGCTTAATTTaggcattaattaattaagtaattacCCTATAGAAGCTGCTATTACAAATGTGAAGGCTGGAACAAGATTGGCCATTGCACGTGCGACTGAAGAAGAGGCCAGACATACGccctcaaaaataaattatgttcacCGTAATGATGCAACCTACCAGAAATTCGGTAATTTGCTGCGGATGTATCTGCGAAATCAAATCCGCAGGTATTTGCTGTGGTTTTTTATGCGAGAAAAAATCTGCAAGTatttattgtgaattttttGCAAAAACAAATCCACAAGTATTTGCTGAgattttttatgcaaaaaaaatcCACAGGTAAATTTCTTGTACACTCTATTTGGATAGAGAAATTTAATAgggtaattcaattttttaaagtattttgatTATTCTTCAGTTAAATAAGGTGTTTagacaaaaaatttgaaaagaaattgaaattttagtattttaagatattttaattaacttaaatattaggatttcaaattctttcaaaaattaaaaatttgaaattctttttgtgaACTTAGGACACAATCAACGCGTTCTCtcactcttctctctctctctctcaaggGTGATTTCTCCCTCATTTCACTCTCGGATCTCTCTATGTAAGAGCGCTCAATCTCTCTCTTGCAACAATGCTCAATCTCTCTTTTGAAGGACTCTAACTTCTTCTCTGAAACATAGCTTGTCTGTCTCTCGAAAGTTAGTCTCTCTCGCTCTCTCATCTAAGTATTATAGgatttttttcttgttcatcTTTGTTTCAATCTTGTTTTTACTATTTGGTTTCATTAATTTGCATTTCGTGTCTATAATTTAGGGTTTGTAGGTTGCATTTCTACCAAACTATGTTGCATTTGGATTTGAGTTTGTTTGATTTCATTATTGATATGCAATTTGTGTGTATACTAAGATTGGTCAAACTCAAAGCTAATGTACATCAGGGTGTAAAAGAATAAGGATAATGCTCAAACTAATTTTATGACCTATAACACTTTTGCTTGAgtttaaacttttcaaaatgttgAATAGGTTTTCTCTGCCCTGATGAACACTTTTTTGTTGGTATTTAACATAAGGATCATTATAGATCTGTTAAcataagaatttaaatat harbors:
- the LOC114405500 gene encoding WAT1-related protein At4g30420-like is translated as MGWLKSYLPVMAMLFNQSIYAGISLSTRVAFLQGMSPRVFVVYRHAFATIVIAPIAYFSGRNSGSYYLNLKSFSWIFLTSLIGITLNQNLFFEGLYLASSSVASAMANLVPAVTFIIAACAGMEKVNIRSTRSLAKIIGTVICVSGAVSMALLKGPKLLNAEILPSKSIMASGGDHWLLGCLFLTGCCCAWSVWLILMVPASTSHPDHLSFSAWMCFMATLQSTLVTLLLEPDPHAWKINSLLEFGCTLYSGVIGSAVLLFIQAWCISLRGPLFCAMFNPLFTVIVTILAALLLHEEIYSGSLIGSTGVIIGLYVVHWGKAEKVSEVNVKLTDPKSMVNSTEDVKILINGSSSVKACCKTNNLEEPLLSADSPSHR